The genomic region TACGTTAAATCTATATACTTCATATATTTCCTTACTGTTTTTATGATTCTTCTTTAAAATCCTATTAGCTTTATCCACATAAagcatttttttactttaaaggatGGCTTTTAGCAATTTCCCTTTCAGTAAAAAAATAACTTGATGTCTCCTGATCCTAACGCTGACAGCCCTTCAACTAAATTTTCTGCCAATTAAATTTCCCTTATCACCTCATAAGTAGATGGTCAAGTTCGGCAAGATGCTAATCAAACAGCTAATTACAACTACCTCTTCAAAATACAGTGAGGAAGGGTGTCTAAATAAGCCCCTATTTAATCTCGTGAACCTCAGTCATCCTTTCCTAGAGGAAAAGTCCCACCTGTCAGGGTGCTTTCCTATCCTTCCTatgagctttgtgcttgctttactcttaactcctggtccgtGACGTGATATTGCTTTAACTCTTCACTGCTTGTGTGCTGCCTTCAATCACTGTGCCAGGACACAAACTCAGGGAGAAACAATCCTGTCCGGTATCACTATATTGTGCTGTAGGAAAAAAACTAAGAGCAAAATTTGGAGCTCTATATTGTGGCCAGCCATTACTTAAAAGTTGTTGagctatttataaaataaggagattatttcttatctttaaaagCAGACAATCACTCAACTCTGATGTGAAGTAAACTCAATATGCCCCAAATTATAAATTTAGGAAACATGTTGATTTGATCATGACATAAATCCAGCTCTTATCAATTCTTCATGCTTCCTAAAAGACAAGGTGAGTTCAATAAACACCTGCATAAATGACTGTAAAGATACACATCAACATACAGTCAATACTGGGATGttgacaattttaaaaagagaaatactctCCGTGGCTTCCATGGCAAATCACATGTTCTAGAACTATGCTGATCCCTGTGCTGTGGTCTCCATGAACCTCACTGCCCTGCCCCCTGCTGGTTCTCCATGGAATGGACAGGAAGTGATAACACTGTAGGTGCTGGTGACACCTCAGCCTCCAGTGGGTAAGTGACTTGCTCTCTGGGGTCCTGGACAGGAGGCAGGTTGTATCTAGGGCTGTGAATTTTCCAACAGTTGTCTCAGCAGTAACTTGTAATGACTTTCTAAATGCTGAAGATTACTTCCTGATGTAGTTCCACTTGGGGAAACCCTCATCCTCAACTAGAAACTTTTCCCTCCTTATTAACAGACCTGTTAATTTCACTAGGAGATTCATTTTGCCTGTGGGAGAGGGATTTGCTGCTCCTGTGGGTTCATCAAAATGATGCACAGTAAACAAGTCATGAGGCAGCAGGTGATAAGCTATGGGTTTCCAGTGGGAGAAGTCCTGTCATCCATCCCTGATATACAGCCATGGCTGGTCAGATGCTGCCTTTCCAAGACGCCTCAAGATCTTGGGAAACCCAGCTGCACTGAGTAAGGATTCTGCAGGCTCAGCCAGAGACTGAGAGGAGGTGAGAAGACCTGATCCACACTTCATTCCTCCTCAATGCTTCCTGTCACAGACTTCACTTTACATCTGCTTGAcctttgaatattttctctgtCATGATTTacctatattttattctttcttattttcatcGACACCATTTCTGTCTTCCCAGATGTGTTTTCAGTTCCTtcattctttcatgtcttttgtaCTTAATATTTTGTATAGCTCTCCAAATCTGTCATCGtcaatttagttttatttttaaaaccttgtcacattttttcattctgttcaGAACTATTTAGTGTACTATaagcatgtattttaaaattcccaTGCATTCCATGTATAAACCTGTGTATCTCATATTTTATGGTTATTGTActgtcttctctattttttcatttttataagcatATTATAGCTGTTAGGGGGGTATAGTGTGACATTTGGTGAAGTGTTTGCATTCTATCTTAATTAGACTCAAACTCTCCATCTATCTCCTTATCTCTTCTGTATTCATAACAGTTCAAACTGTGTGCATTCACATCTGAAGTCATTCACTTCCAGGTTAACTTCATTACTCCTGTTTTTATTCTACTGTGATTTTCCCCAGCATCTGTCTATGTTTATAGATAGTGCCCATCATTTCAATTTCATGGatagtaattttaatttaatatagttTTTTTACACTTAGATTAATTTGTGCTATCATTCTCTGTtatatattttacacattttagCATATGCTGTTAACTGCTAGGTTCACCACGTAGTGCTACCATTTAAATAGTCATTCTTTCAATTGTATTTCAAGATTTTTATGGTGGAATGTGGAAATCCAAGTGATTGTTGTAGAAACTATCCGCCTATTAATGTTGAAAgtaactcttttctttttggtgtgactgcggttttgaactaagggtttctcacttgcaaagcagacactctactgtttCAGCCACACATACATCCATGATTTTACTCGtgctattttggaaatggggtcacaGGATCTATTTGTGAGGATAGCCTCTAagtgtgattctcctgatctcagcctcgcaggtagctaggattacaagagtgaatCAATGGCACCAGACTGAAAGTAACTGTTATAAATTCCAACAAGTTGGTCAATGAttctacaatatttttaaatgtatacaatGTAGCTATGAGAAACAATAGAGCTCAATGAAAAATCAATATTCAACAACTCATATTATGTTACTCACACTGtagataattttacttattttaacgTTAGCCCATTCACCAGTTGTATCATaaaaattttagccatttttagtCCTAAATTTGTCACATGACTTTATGTTACTGTTGAGGTGATTATAGTTTTCCCCATATTTATTGGCATATAGTAGTTGTTTAAAgtactgggtttcattatgatatttccacgCAGTCAGTGCACCCAATCATACTTGCccctctgtcactctttcttgtggctccccttccttttccttatccCCTCTTATCTCCCCAGTGGTCCCCCTTTTAATTTCATGACCTTGGTTTTCACCCTGGCTCCTCCAAATGAGAAAAAACACGTGATACTTTGTTGTGAgaatgacttctttcacttaacatggtctATTTCCAGgaaacaatgtaatttcattctttcacATCAGAGTAAACTCACTGTgcacatgtaccacattttccgTAGGTGAGTGGAGTTTTTCCCCTTCAGTTGGTCAAGCATCCGGCAAGTGTATGATGTGAAAACCACCTTCCATCTTTGGAGACTCGTCTTGTCAATTGCTCGAACCATTTCACACAGTATGGGATTCATTTTCATGATCATTTTGagtagattgttttcttttttttttttgatgacatAGACCTTGTCATCAGCCTTTTCCTACCACCTTCATCACACTTGTCCATGAAGGTCCTGCTGACCTCAGAGCAACGTCAATACAATGCCGTCCCCTCCATCCTTGGGAAGAGTGTACAGATGGTTCTATTTGTGGTGTGCTTGGCACACATCACCATGGAAATGATCTTTGGAATTCATGTGGATCAATTTCCCCACTGatacatttcttcattgggagtATTGCACATTTGCCACGTTCTACATTTCTAAAGTCTTTATGGTGAATTAAGTCTTTTAAGGAATTTACCCATTTCTCTCAACTTTCCAAAGCTTATTGGTATAGATATTTCcaataacatctttttttttctgagtacaaatatttaataagtgttatcttttttttctggagaatatgggtttttttttattattcatatgtgcatacaatgcttgggtcatttctccccccctgcccccaccccctcccttaccacccaccctgccccctccctctccccaccaccccctcaatacccggcagaaactattttgcccttatttctaattttgttgaagagagaatataagcaataataggaaggaacaagggtttttgctggttgagataaggatagctatacagggagttgactcacattgatttcctgtgcgtgggtgttaccttctaggttaattctttttgatctaaccttttctctagttcctggtccccttttcctattggcctcagttgcttttaatgtatctgctttagtttctctgcattatgggcaacaaatgctagctaatttttaggtgtcttacctatcctcacccctcccttgtgtgctctcgcttttatcatgtgctcaaagtccaatcccattgttgtgtttgcccttgatctaatgtccacatatgagggagaacatacgatttttggtcttttgggccaggctaacctcactcagaatgatgttctccaatttcatccatttaccagcgaatgataacattttgttcttcttcatggctacataaaattccattgtgtatagataccacattttcttgatccattcgtcagtagtgggacatcttagctgtttccataacttggcttccAATAAcatcttttaagaaatatttactgtTTCTCAAATTTCTATCTACAACACTTTCATTCtgatattattttccttcttttgagcTTTGCTACAGCCTCCCAGATGTGTTTTAGTTGCATTATTCAAGGAACCGGGTTGACTTTGattttcctctctatttttcATTGTTTGCTATTATTCTGATTCTTTCTATAGCAATTCTCTAGTTAGGGTTCATTtggctcttcctttcctttcgCTTTTTGGTGCTTTTGGGATTTGAGCTCCATTCCTTgttcttgctgggcaggtgctctaccacttgatccatcccccccattttgtttttgttatttttctaatagcatGTAACTATGTTTGCATGGACTGCCCATATACATTGATAATTCTAACTAtccctccagcatagctgggattgcaggagtggGCCACCAGAACAGGCTTGTTGGTTGCTCCCAAGCAAATGATATAGTGAAAAATGCAAAGGTTCCAAAGAAAAACGGATGAGCAATTAATCATAGGAATCTCTATGTTGACCTTGATGAATGTGATATCATTGCTATTCTACCTCCTATTTGGGAATCTAAAATTCCATTTCCATATCAAGCATCCAAAAACGTTCAGATCAAAAAGGAGATTATATACGTTCATCTAGGTTGCAGTGGACACCATACATGTGGAGTTGTTACCTTGGGTCTCTCAACCATGCTAACTACCATGTGATTGCAGCAAAGTTCCAGGTAGTGAGATCTCTCCTGTGCACTGTGGGATATGTAACAAAAACCTTATTCTCTTTCTCCTGTATGTCAGTACTTCCGCACCAAACTGTGAGCACCACAAATAACTCAGAGCGTTATTGTTTGATCTGTGGGTTCTGGGGAGACCAACTTCCCCATTTGGAAAATTCTCCATTAGATCAATGTTAAACAGTCTTTGACTGGCAGGGATTGTGCCCGAAGGCAGAATTTGATAGAAGTTCAAGTATACATGTTCCTGTGTATGTTTTTCAAGAATAATCTTTTATAGAAAGTTTACAATTTTAAACACACATGTctacataaaatgaaatgtgatgacctgaagaaaaaatatattatatcATCCAGTTTGTCTTTCATGTAGATCATCCTCTCCTGGTTGATACACTACAATGCAAGGTGTGAGCACTGGATTCCTCTTCTCAGCACCCTCCTCTCTATTGCAAAGTTCTAAGGAATCCCTGAAATCCAGGCTCTGGAACTGCCACATCTGGACCTGAAACACACAAGATTTGGACATTTCACCACCCTCTTCTCCTCCTGAACTGTCAGTCAGTATATTCTTCAACCAACTCCATTACAAATTGTTCTTAAGTAGAAtccatttcttttctccattgtagtcCTGCCCCatctaattaaaatatgtaaaatatcatTAGGATAATGTAATGTTTCTTGGAGATACAATTTTGAGACTTTTCCTGTTATGTGAATTTTGCATTGGTGTCATAGGGAACACAGTGCTCTTTGTCTTATACATGTATACTTTTTTAACACAACCTGATCTCAAGAAGCCTATAGATTTCATTTTCATGCACCTGACTGTGGTCAATATGTTGACCATTGTGTTCACATTGATGCCAGATATCATGTCATCCTTTGGAGTAAGTCATTTTTTGGATGATGTTGGTTGCAAAGCAGTGTTGTATATATTCAGAGTTACCCGGGGTCTTTCCATCTGTACTACCTCTCTCATGAGTACATTTCAAGCTATAACTGTCTGTCCTGGTAATTCTAAGTGGGCATGGCTTAAATCTAAACTGTCTAACTGGATTTTTCCCTCATTTGCTTTCTTCTGGATCACCAACATGCTGATCTATATCTACATCATTGAAATGGTGATAGCCAAAAGCAACGTCACTCTTATTGGTCATGGGTATTCTGAT from Castor canadensis chromosome 16, mCasCan1.hap1v2, whole genome shotgun sequence harbors:
- the LOC141418086 gene encoding vomeronasal type-1 receptor 4-like, with the translated sequence MFLGDTILRLFLLCEFCIGVIGNTVLFVLYMYTFLTQPDLKKPIDFIFMHLTVVNMLTIVFTLMPDIMSSFGVSHFLDDVGCKAVLYIFRVTRGLSICTTSLMSTFQAITVCPGNSKWAWLKSKLSNWIFPSFAFFWITNMLIYIYIIEMVIAKSNVTLIGHGYSDAYCQSRHFGNHNFRPLVSVTLIQDLLFVVLMMWTSLYMVHVLYRHHRRAQHVHSSSLSSQSSPENKATYSILLLVSCFVFFYCSNNIMTLVTFYTPEKIHRLQVISGILSSCYPTICPFLLMKNTKIISKFISSWSVIRITFSKNEFNG